A single region of the Raphanus sativus cultivar WK10039 chromosome 1, ASM80110v3, whole genome shotgun sequence genome encodes:
- the LOC108851010 gene encoding uncharacterized protein LOC108851010, with product MPKSKRDRPVTLSKTKKKGREHKETIVNGIREAVEKYNSVYVFSFENMRNIKFKEFRQQFRHNGKFFLGSNKVMQVALGRSASDEIRPGIFKASKLLHGDAGLLVTDMPKEEVESLFNAYEDSDFSRTGSTAVETVELKEGPLEQFTHEMEPFLRKQGMPVRLNKGTVELLSDFVVCEEGKPLSPESSRILRLLGIKLATFKLNLVCRWSPNDFELYREGLDLSDVETS from the exons ATGCCTAAGTCAAAGCGAGACAGACCAG ttaCTCTATcaaagacaaagaagaaagGAAGAGAGCACAAGGAGACTATTGTAAATGGAATCAGAGAGGctgttgaaaaatataattctgTCTACGTTTTCTCTTTTGAGAACATGAGAaacatcaagttcaaggagttTAGACAGCAGTTTAGACACAATGGAAA GTTCTTCCTCGGttcaaacaaagtaatgcaGGTTGCTCTTGGTCGTTCGGCTTCTGATGAAATTCGTCCTGGCATCTTTAAAGCCTCCAAG CTGCTTCATGGTGATGCTGGACTTCTTGTAACAGATATGCCAAAGGAAGAGGTCGAAAG CTTGTTTAATGCTTATGAGGATTCAGACTTTTCAAGGACCGGAAGCACTGCAGTAGAAACG GTTGAGCTGAAGGAAGGTCCTCTAGAACAGTTCACTCATGAGATGGAACCGTTTCTAAGGAAGCAGGGTATGCCTGTTCGGCTCAACAAAG GTACGGTAGAGTTACTCTCGGACTTTGTAGTTTGTGAAGAAGGCAAACCTCTTTCACCAGAATCTTCTCGCATTTTG CGTCTGTTGGGAATAAAGTTGGCTACTTTCAAACTCAACTTAGTCTGCAGATGGAGCCCTAATGACTTTGAGCTTTACCGAGAAGGTTTGGATCTCTCGGACGTCGAAACCTCTTAA